In Helianthus annuus cultivar XRQ/B chromosome 8, HanXRQr2.0-SUNRISE, whole genome shotgun sequence, a single genomic region encodes these proteins:
- the LOC110872713 gene encoding 60S ribosomal protein L35a-1 encodes MVKGRQGERVRLYTRGTVLGYKRSKSNQYPNTSLVQIEGVNTKEEVSWYQGKRMAYIYKAKVKKNGSHYRCIWGKVTRPHGNTGVVRAKFKSNLPPKSMGARVRVFMYPSNI; translated from the exons atgGTGAAGGGCCGTCAAGGAGAACGCGTCAGACTCTACACCAGAGGAACCGTTCTCGGTTACAAAAG GTCAAAATCGAATCAGTATCCGAACACGTCACTGGTTCAGATCGAAGGGGTGAACACAAAAGAGGAGGTTTCGTGGTACCAGGGGAAACGCATGGCCTATATCTACAAAGCGAAGGTGAAGAAGAACGGGTCGCATTACAGGTGTATCTGGGGAAAGGTTACTAGGCCTCATGGTAACACTGGTGTTGTTCGTGCTAAGTTTAAGTCTAACCTTCCTCCTAAATCTATG GGAGCTAGGGTTAGGGTTTTCATGTACCCAAGCAATATCTAA
- the LOC110872714 gene encoding proline transporter 3 has translation MDDVVSTRPTKVYDDQSIAIEIPETAHQISSDSWFQAGFVLTTGINSAYVLGYSGAVMVPLGWVGGVVGLILATIISLNANALIAMLHEFGGKRHIRYRDLAGFIYGPKAYSLTWVLQYVNLFMINVGYVILAGQALKAVYVLFRDDNAMKLPYFIAMAGFACGVFAICIPHLSALGIWLGFSTFFSLSYMAISFALSLRDGIKAPPRDYSIPGSDISRVFTTIGASASLVFAFNTGMLPEIQATVRQPAVRNMMKGLYFQFSVGVLPLYAVAFMGYWAYGNEAEGYLLNSVHGPVWVKTYANISVFLQTVVALHIFASPMYEFLDTKYGIKGSALAVRNVSFRVMVRGGYLTVTTLLAAALPFIGDFMSLTGAISTFPLTFILANHMYLVAKGNKLTSLQKSWHWLNVILFGVMSVAAAVAALRLIAVDSKHYSIFADI, from the exons ATTCATGGTTTCAAGCGGGTTTTGTTCTTACAACGGGGATCAACAGCGCGTATGTTCTGGGATATTCAGGCGCAGTCATGGTTCCGCTCGGTTGGGTAGGTGGAGTAGTGGGTTTAATCTTAGCCACAATAATATCACTCAATGCAAATGCTCTTATTGCAATGCTTCATGAGTTTGGTGGCAAAAGGCATATCAGATACAGAGATCTTGCAGGATTCATATACG GCCCGAAAGCTTATTCTCTTACATGGGTGTTGCAATATGTAAACCTTTTCATGATCAATGTCGGTTATGTTATATTGGCTGGTCAGGCTCTCAAG GCGGTTTATGTACTCTTCAGGGACGACAATGCCATGAAGCTCCCGTATTTCATTGCAATGGCAGGCTTCGCTTGTGGCGTTTTCGCGATTTGTATCCCTCATCTTTCGGCTTTAGGAATCTGGCTTGGATTTTCAACGTTTTTCAGTCTATCATACATGGCCATATCATTCGCCCTGTCTCTTCGCGATG GGATCAAAGCTCCACCTAGGGACTACAGCATTCCAGGGTCAGACATAAGTCGGGTCTTCACAACTATCGGTGCATCCGCAAGTCTTGTTTTCGCTTTCAACACAGGAATGCTCCCAGAGATACAG GCAACGGTGAGACAACCGGCTGTTAGGAATATGATGAAAGGGTTATACTTCCAATTTTCCGTAGGAGTTTTGCCGTTATATGCTGTCGCCTTCATGGGTTATTGGGCTTATGGCAATGAAGCAGAGGGTTATTTACTCAACAGTGTTCATGGGCCAGTTTGGGTCAAGACATACGCCAATATATCCGTCTTTCTTCAAACCGTCGTAGCTTTGCAC ATCTTTGCAAGTCCAATGTACGAGTTTCTGGATACAAAATACGGAATCAAAGGAAGTGCACTAGCTGTAAGAAACGTGTCATTCAGAGTGATGGTGCGAGGTGGTTACTTGACAGTGACCACCTTACTAGCGGCAGCGTTGCCGTTCATTGGAGACTTTATGAGTCTGACAGGAGCGATTAGCACCTTCCCACTTACATTTATACTTGCAAACCATATGTATTTGGTGGCTAAAGGGAACAAGCTGACTTCTCTGCAGAAATCATGGCATTGGCTCAATGTAATTTTATTTGGGGTCATGTCTGTTGCAgcagcagttgctgctctcaggcTTATTGCTGTGGACTCCAAACATTACAGCATCTTTGCTGATATTTAA